The following coding sequences are from one Clarias gariepinus isolate MV-2021 ecotype Netherlands chromosome 19, CGAR_prim_01v2, whole genome shotgun sequence window:
- the si:ch211-282j22.3 gene encoding ER degradation-enhancing alpha-mannosidase-like protein 3: MSKIRLVVGENPSSSCLVMVLLLLLAVFTGILCEVSAAQDGQAMSFEEKSKIREQILEMFDHAYGSYMKYAYPADELMPLSCRGRVRGLEPNRGDIDDSLGKFSLTLIDTLDTLALLNRMEEFEEAVKKTITDVRLDNDIVVSVFETNIRVLGGLLGAHVMADLLKQRGERMQWYRDELLHMAKDLGYRLLPAFNTTSGLPYPRVNLRYGVLSPLSRTGTETDTCTACAGTMILEFAALSRLSGESVFEEHARKALDVLWEKRQRGSNLVGTVINIHNGDWVRRDSGVGAGIDSYYEYLMKAYILLGDNVYLERFNTHYSAIMKYISQPPLLLSVHMHNPTVNVRSWMDSLLAFFPGLQVLRGDLKPAIETHEMLYQVTKQHKFLPEAFTTEFKVHWGQHPLRPEFAESTYFLYKATGDPYYLKVGQSIVEKLNTHARVPCGFAAVQDVRTGTHEDRMDSFFLAEMFKYLYLLFSEKSHLPFDIDDYIFTTEAHLLPVSLSNAKTPCKGNNTGPTTALVEDMFTYACPSAQTLFPNNPSFAKTIRDRYKYLTGVGRPPHISSFRGIELPLHDTGIEPVEFLKSMGISLTPLAEMAAAGSGLVTHDTEKGVFRVKLVAEVSHISEEEEVLPLVVQLISPPYLGRTVLTAGPAKFGMDLFKQEHGVKGSIVKSIPYTACGHIENALELQGHIALALRGGCMFAAKARRLQQAGAIGVIFIDQREDSSSAETPLFQMVGDGESTEDIKVPLVFLFSREGAILTAALQEHHNVDVLLLPKERQLGKEKTEKVNIKFRLAKEDEHEDTAGERSTIRLVLEGKMEPEVQPEQNPVSQSQCTVSSEGENQQSCNLQQKNLESAP, from the exons atgagTAAAATAAGGTTAGTTGTAGGAGAGAATCCCAGCTCCAGCTGTCTGGTCatggtgctgctgctgcttcttgCTGTCTTTACTGGCATTTTGTGTGAAGTTTCTGCTGCTCAAGATGGCCAGGCCATGTCTTTTGAGGAAAAGTCTAAAATCAG ggAACAAATTTTGGAGATGTTCGATCATGCTTATGGCAGTTACATG AAATATGCATACCCAGCTGACGAGTTGATGCCGCTGAGCTGCAGAGGGAGGGTTCGAGGGCTGGAGCCGAATCGTGGCGACATTGATGACTCTCTGGGAAA gttCTCTTTGACACTGATTGACACCTTAGACACACTAGCG CTGTTGAACAGGATGGAGGAGTTTGAAGAGGCTGTGAAGAAAACCATCACAGATGTTAGACTGGACAACGATATAGTGGTGTCTGTTTTCGAAACCAATATCCGTGTCCTGGG GGGACTGTTAGGGGCGCATGTGATGGCTGACCTGCTAAAGCAGCGGGGAGAGAGGATGCAGTGGTACAGAGATGAGCTGCTGCACATGGCCAAAGACCTTGGCTACCGCTTACTGCCTGCCTTTAACACCACAAGTGGCCTTCCGTATCCAAGG GTGAACTTGCGCTATGGGGTTCTCAGCCCTCTGTCCCGTACAGGCACTGAGACGGACACCTGCACAGCCTGTGCTGGGACCATGATCTTAGAGTTTGCCGCTCTAAGCCGACTCTCAGGGGAATCCGTGTTTGAG GAACATGCACGAAAAGCTCTGGATGTCCTCTGGGAGAAAAGGCAAAGAGGAAGTAACCTTGTTGGGACGGTTATCAACATCCATAATGGGGATTGGGTCCGCCGTG ATAGTGGTGTCGGAGCCGGAATAGACTCTTACTACGAATACTTAATGAAGGCGTATATTCTGCTAGGAGACAACGTATACCTCGAGAGGTTTAATACT caCTACAGTGCCATAATGAAATATATAAGCCAGCCTCCTCTGCTGCTCAgcgtgcacatgcacaacccCACGGTGAACGTGCGCAGCTGGATGGACTCCCTGCTGGCCTTCTTTCCTGGACTGCAG GTTCTAAGGGGAGATCTGAAGCCTGCTATAGAGACCCATGAGATGCTTTATCAAGTCACCAAACAGCACAAGTTTCTTCCTGAG GCTTTCACCACTGAGTTCAAAGTTCACTGGGGTCAGCACCCTCTGCGGCCAGAGTTTGCAGAGAGCACGTACTTTCTTTACAAG GCTACAGGTGACCCGTATTACCTCAAAGTGGGCCAGTCTATAGTTGAGAAGCTGAACACTCATGCACGGGTCCCCTGTGGCTTTGCTGCAGTGCAGGACGTAAGAACAGGGACACATGAGGACAG GATGGACTCCTTCTTCCTGGCTGAGATGTTTAAGTACCTCTATTTGCTCTTCTCTGAGAAGAGTCATTTGCCTTTCGATATCGATGACTATATCTTCACCACTGAGGCTCATCTGCTCCCAGTCTCTCTGTCTAATGCCAAGACGCCCTGTAAAGGCAACAACACG GGCCCTACCACTGCTCTGGTGGAGGACATGTTTACATATGCGTGCCCCAGTGCTCAGACCCTGTTCCCTAATAACCCCTCCTTCGCAAAGACAATCAGGGACCGTTACAAATACCTCACAGGGGTCGGCAGGCCACCCCATATCTCCTCTTTCAG GGGGATCGAGCTGCCTCTTCATGATACTGGAATTGAGCCGGTTGAGTTCCTGAAAAGCATGGGCATCTCTCTTACCCCTCTTGCAGAAATGGCAGCAGCCGGAAGTGGATTGGTCACCCAT GACACTGAGAAAGGTGTGTTTAGAGTAAAGCTGGTTGCCGAGGTCAGCCATATATCTGAAGAAGAGGAGGTGTTGCCACTTGTCGTGCAGCTCATCTCCCCTCCTTATTTGGGGAGAACAGTCTTAACGGCGGGACCAGCTAAATTTGGAATGGACCTCTTCAAGCAAGAGCATGGG GTTAAAGGAAGTATAGTAAAGAGCATTCCATACACAGCATGTGGACACATCGAGAATGCGTTGGAGCTGCAGGGCCACATAGCTTTAGCTCTGAGGGGAGGCTGCATGTTTGCTGCTAAAGCTCGACGGTTACAGCAGGCAGGAGCCATTGGAGTCATCTTTATAG acCAGCGTGAGGACAGCAGCAGTGCTGAGACCCCTCTGTTCCAGATGGTGGGCGATGGGGAGTCTACAGAGGACATCAAGGTGCCGCTGGTCTTCCTGTTCAGCCGAGAAGGGGCCATTCTCACCGCTGCCCTGCAGGAGCACCACAATGTAGATGTCCTCCTTCTGCCTAAGGAGAGACAGCTGGGGAAAG aaaaaacagaaaaagtgaaCATCAAGTTCCGCCTAGCCAAAGAGGATGAACATGAGGACACGGCAGGAGAGAGAAGTACCATCAGACTAGTGCTGGAAGGAAAGATGGAGCCTGAGGTACAGCCTGAGCAAAACCCAGTGTCCCAATCCCAGTGCACTGTGTCCTCTGAAGGGGAAAACCAGCAGTCCTGCAATCTACAGCAGAAAAACCTCGAGAGTGCCCCATGA